The Hevea brasiliensis isolate MT/VB/25A 57/8 chromosome 9, ASM3005281v1, whole genome shotgun sequence nucleotide sequence atgcacatttgcataacttcaaatccttcattttctctctctgccgaagtttgcataaggagagtgcatgacttatgcacttctgcataaccaaaaaatCCAAAACTCCAATTCTGCCaaagggtgcataagcagagtgcataacctatgcacttctgcatgaccagaaacccagaaaaaccAAACCTGTCGaagggtgcataaggaaggtgcataagttatgcacttccgcatgaccagaaactccaaaaattcaaacttgccgaggggtgcataagcagagtgcataacctatgcacttctgcatgaccagcaaCACAGAAAAAccaaagttgccgagacctgcataagcaatgtgcatagcctatgcacttctgcataaccaaagattctgaatttcaaaacccaccgcagagtgcataagcagagtgcatagcttatgcacatctgcatgaccaccaaccaaaattccaaaaattgccgaacagtgcatgagcaaagtgcataacctatgcacttctgcatgacccgatttTCTAAACAACCACttctgccgagagatgcataaggggagtgcataacttatgcactcccgcatgacttcgctcctcaaaatttcaagggtcaccgaaacttgcataaggagagtgcataacttatgcacttccgcatgaccaaaaaaaaaaaaaaaaaaaaaattttgcaaatattttacatagcctatgcaacccttattgccactcatgcagaaccgcacggcttatgcaccctaatTATGCACATGTTTTGGAAAAGTTAAAACCTgctgagacttgcataaggagagtgcataacttatgcacttccgcatgacaaaaaaaaaaataaaataaaaatttgcaaatattttacatagcctatgcaacccttattgccactcatgcagaaccgcacggcttatgcaccctacttatgcacatgttttggacagcactttactctgcataacaCATCTGACCTCTTATGCATCACCATTAttccttgaattctcatctgctctataccaggtaacactttccttttgctcttaaatttcacaattcctggtaatttctctttactttgaattttgataatgcactacttgagacattgaggacaatgtctaattttgagtttgggggtgcacattcattttgatttttgcttcattttttttacattttgagtataggaacatctcatcccatttcatttacatatattgtaaatattttacatatacatccatacatacatatacataacacatttacacacacattatacatcacttagaaattatacgctttgcacacaaatagacttcttccatttagttaatgcattgctcaattttaggaatcatgcatcatgcattaaaatcttttgccaaatcccttgagtattgaaaagttgcctatgagagtgatttgacttacctttagttgggtttgtggattgaaagtttcctaagaggtgcaaagttttgaagtgtctatcccttgcctatatcttcttagccaaaagccacccaactagtcctttagagattggagtgtttagaggagttattggatataaggtagtcaaatgatgtctcaccaatcctagaacaaattttataaacctttcaaggcgaaatatcaCTTATACttgaaagagagatgattaggcattctttgatttaaaccttctcattttaaacctttggccctttttcctaattaaaattgacctttgaaaacccctttgagcctttttatccctaatttttcttgaaatccttattgctacctagccaatgaaccaaacactccaacccttttcatgagaataatattgaatattaggtacactttctaaaaaataaaaataaaaaaaaaagaaaaaatatacaaaaaaagggagaagaagtgcttgtcatcttgtaaaagtgctagtatatgtgcttttcactattgccattcaaaatgaaagaaatccacccaaagtattaaaagaaatgagaatGGTTGTGgaatttttagggacaatcatcaaaagaaaatgcaaaatacaagtctaaagtatcaaaatgtccctccatttttatgtgttttgtaaactatgctagcacttgacaattctcattgtgtacttctctcctccatatatacaaaaaaaaaaagaaaaaaagaagaaaaagaaaaaaattataataaaataagaagtgtaccttatgtttaaaaattgaaaatattctcatgctttgaatactttttacccatctttcttcttagcctcattttaaaccccatggcctcattacatccctaaaaagacctttgatctcttgatagtacttgctacattagtggagataggagtagggaatttgcctatgggattggaaaactattcatctattcattcaattctatcattccatgttgagatactttggttatcaattgtcctagaattctttttgagcatgactatctcttttgatttgttggtttggggattttaaatgataattgacttgatggctaagcggtgaaagcttggataagcattagattctttgcattttgaaggatgggtatatggattcttTGGTATggtgaaggtgtgttaagttactttagtaggtgattttcatagttctttggataaggcacccctaaaaattttttgcatttcattttaaagtttgcttgaggacaagcaaaagcttgagtttgggggtatttgatgcatacattttgcataatcatttaggtttaatttcataaccatttttatttgattattagtcatttttagctaattttattagttaattagttagtttttcataattgtcgattttggattaatttgtaatttttactttgttttgtaggaaaaatagtgtttttgaaggactaaagagaattttgccattgaggagtgtcttctacagcaaaaagatgtcaaaaacaagttttcaagctgaaatatgcattgaccaaactgtgcataacttgccgcataagctatgcagatctgcataaggagaaagatcactgttcaAGAACCAgttaaatgtgcataaggagtgcatagcttatgcacattctcgcctcccttatgcacattcacgaaattgtgcataacctatgcaccaagtcatgcaaccgcataagtgacccagaaccggtatcgcataagggactgcataacttatgcgatccacttatgcgatccatgaagagttcattaatgagtcagtgagattccctcaaataagtcctcctagaacataccattttagggctccatgtcagaaaaatgctataaatagtcccattttctcattttagaagggaggcaaggagaaaagaagaagaggagaagagagcagaatttgaggagtcattttcaccctccacaccatttttaaccaagatttgcagatttcttccttcctttacatttttctacatttctagtgtttaatttcttacttcttagcttagattaaagctttatttccatttaaactcatcatatcttgtaagcattatggatagtgagtagtttacttttgattctggagtaagggatgtaatattttagttatttttgtggatttgaacaggcttagtcccaatttaatgaatttatgaggtttaatccatttcttgtgtgcttattcacatgcttaatgaagggccccattaagttatgttcttaatccttggttgaagcagaaaggagaaaaccaagtgatagttaatcaagaaattggacttaattaacttagatctagaaatagactaagggttaagagggttttaatagattgattaaagaacctaatgggtcttggttaattttaactccacgaaagtaggattaagttaattaaggcactctttgtctcactcgaaagagttttcaaaggattttagaattaatctcctttaaacccataaatttcatggattgggctagctagggaaaatcccaaaatagcttgaatatgaaatcccgaactccggaatcgcctttttatcattgttaatttctaatcgaatttaattacttgccattttgaatattgccatatttgaatttgctttattttaatttgatgcaaatttagttaaatcattacatagttgaatagattattaattttgcatatatagatttcatactccaatacccatcaatttattattttaatttcataaatacttcaatttagtcaacttttatatcaaaaattcaatcattaacacaactcctcgtgggaacgatatcttttctatattacttgtacgacccgtgcacttgcggttgggacgcatcaacaCACAAGGAATACAATTCATCTCTGATTTCTCACACAAACAAGATCCATTATCATTAGACAATGTGACCAATACTGATTCAAAATCTCTAATAAGATGGGATACTTATTCTTATTGATTTGGGTGGCACTCTATTAATTAGCTTAGAGTTATATAAATCTAAagctaatttatcataaatctaagAGATatgtgaattttatttttttttacatgtAGATGTCACCGTATGTTATTTTGTCCTAgtgcaaaaattttaaagaaaaaatcaAGAAGATTTTATTGTTTTCCACAACAAGGCTCGTTTTGAAGTTTGGTGGAACTCTCTTTCATGGGAAGGCCAGCCTTTTCAGCAACAAGGTGGTGCCTTGGTGTTTGGTGGTTGTTAGACACTCGCAAATGCATGTGCTTCGGCAAGTAACGACACAAAGTGGGCACTTGCTTGCTTACCCTACAGTTTGAGCCTCATCAATCTTTAATAATTAACTAGCAAaagaataaatattatatatacaaTAAGAGAAGTACATTGAGATTTTTTGATTTAAAGCACTCAGTCATGCAAATTAAGAAGGTTGGATGGTGGGGGAAATCTAGATCGAGTAAGCTACTGATTAAGCCAGCAAAAACAGGTTCAAATAATTGATATCATTTCTTATcatcctttttctcttctttctcctCTTCTTTAGCAGGGCCAACTGAGACAATTTCAGCTTTGCCTACTTTCTTGAGCTTTTTAGCGATTGCAATTATATCCATTTCACCAACCACAGTCAACTTCTGCTCTTTTAGATCAGCAACAATTGAGTCCACCCCTGTACGTTCATTTCCATCAAATTAATAAGATGCCAAGCAACATGAAAAATCaagtaattatatataattaccaTGATATAAGATGAAGTCCACTAAATAATAATTACCATAAATGTCAGCCACAGCCTCTATGGCTTTCCGCTTTGTCTTCTAATCATTCATGGTCATGATCTTCATTACTACCTTCTGCCAAAAACCATTAAATTAAACAATTATTGTCAATTTCCTGTAATTAAAATCAGAGAAAACATTCAAAAACAGATGAAGTTagagaattaaaatcaataaattgaaattttcttACTTCATTGAAATTAAGTGATAAATAAGTTCAACCATTAATAGTATCGTATGGTATACTCTGCCTTGGATAGAAATGTTACATCACATGCAATTAATTGTACCAATCCAAAGAAATTTCCTACATTTATAAGCTTTTTTGTGTGGTTGTGGCCTTCCCTGCTTGTCAAAGCAACAGCAACTTGGAGCCATATATGAGAGAGTTACCCTCTCAAAActcaaataaaatatataaatgattGTGTAGTCACAGGGGTTACCTTGTACGTTGGATATTTGGCATTTTTTGCCAATTTGTGTGATGGACCAAGTGATGCATTCTGATTTGATGAgattattgattttaattttcacacTTAAACCACCAGAAAAGTGGATAAGAACTGTGAATTAAGTTCAGTTAATTAATAATTAcactcgattttttattttttctaagtTAAGATACCTTGGTGGTGCCTAGGTGACATGATTTGATTGTCAGTGCTGCATATGGAGCCAAATAAAATATCGAACACGCTGAGAAAGTCTAATGCATTATTTAAGTGGGAGGCCCATAcatgtaatattttttttaaataattggaTGGCATTGGCAATTGCCACTATATTCAATCTATGGGTGCTCACCATCAAGACTCGAAAATTTCTTTTCAGACAGATATTTAACCAAaatcaatgaaaaaaaaaaattcaagggaTTGGTCCACTCTTTTCTTTCAACAAACATGCACTACAGGTCTTGTGGTGGTCAACCTGTAAATTGTGTGTATTTCAAAGATcaatgaaaaaataattaattaaaattttattttaaaaaaaagaataatgTTTTTTTCCTAAAATTTCTGCTTAAATTTCATATACATTTGACCCAATTCTTAGTTTTCTCCTATTCTATGAGTAAATTTGTTTTATTCTAATTAAATACTCTtcacttttattatttattattttaaaattaagataTAAGATTGTAGTTTATTATTATgtatttgaataaaaatttagttattatattttattgttttagcttGAGATTATACTCAgactttaatttctaattttattttttattgatgaTACTATATgtagaaataaatatataatttttttttatatcatttgTTTTGAACTTTCGATCCCTAAAAGATTTTTCTAACTTCGCCCCTTCGTGTAAGTCAAGCCCTGCATTGCAGAAAAGATGCCAAACTTTAACCCCAAGCTGGTTTGCTTGTCATGCTATATAAATCACGAGGTTTTAGGCGTAAAGCTCAACACACCCGCTAACTCTACTAATTGCTTGTAAAACAAGAAAATCAACTTTTCAGAGAGATACTGGATTCTTGTCTCTGCAACTGCGATCTTCTTATTGCTCAAATCTTTCTTGACTTCATGTGTTATTTTTGACGATTAATGGGAAGGGAATATTCTTGAATCTTGGCATATCACTTTTCAAAAATTCCATAGGCAAGAACACAAGGAGGTCATATAATGACTTTACTATCAAGCTCCTCTAGAAGTACTTTCTTCAAAGCATGATACTGTACTCTGTCCACTACTCCAAGGCAGAGATCTGGAATTGCTAGATTCAAGCATATTTCTTCAAGATGCAAATTTGGAGGCCTCAATTAAAGAAGGGACCTGCAACTGTTAGAACTCTGCTCTTTCTTTTACTAGTCCTCTTCATTGCTGCCTTCTTATCTTCCTCATGGATTGATACTGTAAGTTCTACAACTACAATTAGTTAATGTATCAACTTCACTTCGTCGCCTAAATTCTTGAATCCAATTTTCTTTTTCCTGCAGTCTAAGTTTTCAGTGGAAAGATCAACAAACAAGACAGTAATAATTTCTCTAGAGCACAAAACCCTCCATAGAAAAGTACTTGAATTCCCACTTAACTGCACTATCAAGAACGAAACTCAAACCTGTCCAACAAACTACCCAAGAACTATATTTCAAAGCGAAGATCAAGACTCATCACCAAGAACAGTATGTCCGGACTATTTTCGATGGATACATGAAGATCTGAGGCCATGGATTGCTACAGGAATAACCAGGGATATGGTGGAGAGAGCCAAAAAAACAGCAAATTTTCGTCTGATAATAGTCCAAGGCAAGGCATATATCGAGAAATATAGAAAATCAATACAATCGAGAGATATGTTCACTGTATGGGGCATTCTGCAGCTTCTCAGGAGGTATCCTGGAAGGTTACCGGACATGGAGCTGATGTTTGACTGTGATGATAAGCCGGTCGTCCGATCAAGCGATTACAGTGGACCAAACTCCACAGGACCACCACCACTGTTTCGGTACTGTGGTGACAGGTGGACAATGGATGTAGTGTTTCCTGATTGGTCCTTCTGGGGATGGTAatgtttatctcttcttctttgtcattttcaGTTTATACTTTTGTGTAACAAGTGGAAATCTTAAAGCTTGGCTTAGAATAtccttttcactttttctttatcATTTCTGCACAAAATGTGTCTACTGAGCTGGATGgcaaaaaataatttatgtaGCCGACCTCAACTACTTTGGATGAAGGCTTAGTGGACCCTTTGCATGTATTCTAAGCCTAACAAATTGAATTTATAGACTAAAACTGGTAACAAGTGTGATAGTGTATCTATTGCAGGGCTGAAATAAATATAAAGCCATGGAATGATATGTTGAAAGACATAAAAGAAGGCAACAACAAAACCAAATGGATTGATAGAGAACCCTATGCCTACTGGAAAGGAAACCCTTTTGTTGCTGAAACCAGAAGGGACCTCCTTACTTGCAATGTCTCTGATGAACAGGACTGGAATGCTCGCTTATTCATCCAGGTAATATTCCTGAAATACACGCTATCTAAGAATGTCTACAGGGTACTTTAAAGAATTAAATTCATAGATCCTAGCTTTCCACTCATATGTTCTTCAATGCCTATGTCTTTGGAATACATgttcaaatttcttttctttcactttgCATTATGACAACAATAATATTGAGCACTGAGTTTTTCATATTTCCTCCCCCTAAATAATTTATAGTCTAACTAGCAAGTGTAATTTGCAGGATTGGATTCTTGAATCCCAGCAGGGATTCAAGAAATCAGGTTTAGCAAGCCAATGTACGCACAGGTTATACCTGCTGGTGATCTCAAAGCAATACTacttaattatgaaaattttcagTGATAAATCTTGACTCTTTTTCCTAATTTATGTATTCATAATTCACATATATAGGTACAAAATTTACATTGAAGGATATGCTTGGTCTGTTAGTGAGAAGTATATTCTAGCCTGCAATTCTGTGACATTGTTTGTAAAACCATACTACCATGACTTCTTCACGAGAAGTCTGCAGCCTCTGAAGCACTATTGGCCTATAAGGGACACCGACAAATGCAGATCGATTAAATTCGCGGTGGACTGGGGCAATAAACACAAGCAAAAGGTAttcaaattcttaatttataaGTCGATAACCCTTTTGTCctgaaaacaaaataaaaataaaatgaatgtCGCATGATGCACTTGGCAGGCACAAGCAATTGGGAAAGCAGCAAGTGATTTCATTCAAGAAGAATTAAAGATGGACTATGTGTATGACTACATGTTTCACCTCTTAAATATGTATGCTAAGCTACTGAAATTTGAACCGCGAGTAACCGAAGGAGCTGTGGAGTTATGCTCTGAGGTTATGGCTTGTCCTGCAGATGGGTTAGAGAGAAAGTTCATGACAGAATCATTAGTGAAGAGTCCTTCTGTTACAGGACCATGTACCATGCCTCCTGCTTATGAACCCAGAGTTCTAGGAGCCTTCTATAGGAAAAAATTAAATGCTATAAGGCAATTGCAGAAATGGGAAGATGGTTGCTGCAAAATGAGAAAGTCTTAGCAAAACCGAATGATCAGAATCTATCCAGAGGATCAGATCCATTTTGTCTAGGTAAAAGAAGGGTAATTTAAATAACAAACTAGGCTTTAGCCCGCTTATTGTGTATACATTTGAATTCATAGCATCAAAATGATGGATTTTTTCaagtaaaaaatattatatttttattataaattaaataagagtAATCTTTAACAGCATGTTTGAAGATTAAAAATTTGcaataattcaatttaaattatgtttttattaattttcatgtttTGAAATATAATAGatgaaaaaaattcaattttcttaacttaaaaaataaatttattttaaaataaataaaaattaagccAAAAATAATCTGATTGAGTGAAAATTCAGTTAATTCTTTTCTTGGAAGCCTAATAGTATTTACACAATGAtattatagataaaaaaaaaaattgaagaaaattttacTTATCATTTTCTCAATGGTTTGCACTTCAATTTTATCTAAAGATATAAATAAGTAAATGAGTGAAAAGAATTGTGCCTTTTGCAGTAATCAATAATGGTTGTTTAGAgcatttagagaaaaaaaaaatcatgaaatacaatatattttttaatttttaaaattacatctacaaattaaattaaacttatatttactattttaattttgattctttgttaagaattgaattagaaacacactaaattgaaatcaaattgaaaatagattttatacatatattttatatattttttagatatattttatcattttagtaaaattatatatatttatataaattaagattgtacatatataaactaatttatctttaattatgtcttgtattttatttttctgcttttttaaataattttactcttaaattcattaaattattttttaatttttaatcatatGACTGAATCCCAAATGCTTTTTCAAAATTTTACCAAATTAAgatgaaataatatttaattgcaaaaattaaaattaattagaaattccctgaaaattaaataatcatcccaagtcaaatttttatattattctaTGGCTGTACAAAGCAATctttaatagaaaataaaaaggGACATTAACAaagtatttcaaattttaatagtaAATATTTGGCTTGGGGCTCCTGTGGCTGAGGACCACAAATGATAAGTGTCGGCTGGTAGTGTCCAGTCtttatatttgaaaaaaataataagaaaaaacaTTTCTTGGGACCAGCACTTGTGAATAGTAAAACAAAAATTTTactttcttgaaaaaaaaaagtaaaatatagaattttaaattaaaaattaaaaaaaattaaatcgaatcagattaaaaatttttaatttgatttggtttatTAATTTTTACACCATACTCTTATAAATAATCAGATTTAGTGTTTTCaagaataaaaattcaaaattctcGCACAATCTCAATAAATAAACGTAATTATTCACTAGAATTGCAAAATTATTGACTTCAAAAtacaattacaagaagaaatcaTACATGCAGCAACATTTTACTCTGATTTCAAATTATCCAATAGCAACAATGATGAATAATCCccatcagaaattaaattaaactcaGTCAAGTGAGAATTAACTAACAAACTTATAAACGCAGTCACCGACCCATGAAATTGAAGAAGCACAGTGTCGGTGAGGAGGACTTCAACGGTGAGAAGCAACCAAATGGTGAGAGGACAATCGATGGAGCCATGGAGGATAATTGATCGGCCCAATAAAGGCGTGGAGGACAAATCATAGACCCATGAAATTTCAACTAGACATTTGTAAAGCAGAAGATTCACGTTCATGTAGGTGAGGCTTTTTTCTCAAATTCCAATCACAAAAGACAAGACAAAATAATGGAGGAGGAAGAGAGGAGGCAACGACTTTGGATCGAGAGGGGAGGCTTTGAGAGTCGACCAGCAGGGAGGGAGGTTGTTAGGGATGGCAAAAGTTCTTGAACTCGATTCAACTCACCCTCAACCTGATCAATTTTTCTCCATCTCACCTTTACCCCGAATTGTGCAAGGCGAGGACGAGGAGGCCTTCTCCCCACTCCGAATCTCTGTTGGAGGTGGCAATTTTAGACATTATCCGCGAATACGACGCAAATACAATACAAAAATATAAAGTTTGGATTAGGTTTATTCGTGTTGAATCTGTGTCGACTTATTTATACTGCAGGTATAATCGTATTGTGTCACGGGTTAATCCGTTAATCCGACTTGACACGTTTATGATACGGTTTAATAATCGTATTACGTGTTAACCTATGACCCGCTAACCCATTTGACCCATGAACTTACTTATATAACGTGTTAAATAGGTTAAATCGTATCAAACCATATTAAATGTGTCATTTCATGTTAAATAAGTTGTGTCGTATTGAATACACCTAATACACTTTAATATTAATCGTGTCGTATCGTGTGACCCATATAATAGAAGGATCGTGCTCgtgtttaaatttttgaaataatttattaattgtgcCCCTGTTCGTATCGATCTTAATCATGTTCGTGTCACGTGTTGATACGACACGAACACAACTCATCAATCCGAATTGTCATCCTTAATCTCTATAACTCACTCCGCACaataacatattattattttttattaaaaaataatttatttctgtatatgtatatattcaaatattataattttagcaagaaatataaatatattgttaaaattatgtttaaaacTTGTATTTGTAATTATAttgttttaataaataaatttatattatataataataaattaaaaagaaaaaaataaaaagaaagctcTCTATGGGGAAACCCTGCCTCACACCGCTCCCCGGTGAGAAGTCCCCGCCTTGACCCTAAACTCCTATAGGGTGGGGACTGGAGGGGGCAATCCTTGCCCTTGACTCATCCCATTGCGATTCCTAGAGATTGTAAGTTGGGAATTAGGGTAGATGGGTAGAGAATAATGAAGAGTGAAAAGTGGAGGAGAGATTTTATAGGGGTGATAAAACAACATAGTATAAAGGCTCGGTACAATTcggttattttgatttttttactaAATTAACCAAACTGAACTTATTAACTAATTTTTTGAAAATTCACTAACCAAAACCGAATTGTCTAATGTAAAAGCCGAATTAAATCTATTTAGTTCGATTTTTTAGTTAAAACCATTTAGTGCTCACCCTACCCCCATCCCTTACAATCTCGCCCTCTCCTCAACATCTTGGCTCCATATTGGGCCCATGGTTGTGGATTTTCAATGTGTTGATTTAGGGTTGTTGATTTTGAATTAGTATGGTTTGTTAAATTTGGGAATAAATTTTTAGATTGTTACTTTTTTTTGACAAGTTTTTAAAGTTAACGATTTTTGGGATAATATTTTTACTGAATTTGGAATGAAATTGATGTATTTATTGATTTGGAATAAGAATGAGCACCAACATGAACTCAGGATTCTCCGTGAGCTCAATCTGAATTTTCTCATTTCTCCTCTCTAAACTCATAGGTTTATTAGGCTACTTAGATTAACAAATGTTAAGTTTGTTTATTGTCGAttgtgattgtatttaatttgtgTTTTTGGGGATTGATTTGCGTTTGAAATGACAGATTAATCTCTTTATAAGGATCAATCTCTTCTTGATTTTGGGGATTGACCTCTTGATGGCGCTTTTTTGTTGATGGGTTGTAAAGGGAGGGAGGGAGAAAAGAAACAATAGTTAGGGAGGGCTAGCAAAAAGGAAAAAGCAAAGAGAGAGGTGATAATATAGAGAGAGAAACGCTAACATGGAGATGCTAAGTCAATAAATTATTGTAAACTCAAATATTAGGtcatataaattttaatgttatctaAATTAGTGTTGAtagagttttatattataaattaaaatttatagacaATGCTATTAAAAgaagaaataataaataaaattctcTCACTCATTGTGAAAGCAGTGATTTGATCTCCCCTGTTTAAAACCCATATGGTTGAATGAAAATAACCATACCTACCATGCTCACAAGTCACAAGAAGCTAAAAAGCATTAATTGCTCACAGACAGTCAAGAATTGTTGTCCTAAATGAACGTTACAAGCAGATTTCTGTAAGATTATGATCGGACCTACATTGATAATTGCCTGAACTACCTAGCTCTTAATTTAGGAATCCATGCATGACCATTTTGGTTCACTAATAAACTTG carries:
- the LOC110644369 gene encoding uncharacterized protein LOC110644369, whose product is MQIWRPQLKKGPATVRTLLFLLLVLFIAAFLSSSWIDTSKFSVERSTNKTVIISLEHKTLHRKVLEFPLNCTIKNETQTCPTNYPRTIFQSEDQDSSPRTVCPDYFRWIHEDLRPWIATGITRDMVERAKKTANFRLIIVQGKAYIEKYRKSIQSRDMFTVWGILQLLRRYPGRLPDMELMFDCDDKPVVRSSDYSGPNSTGPPPLFRYCGDRWTMDVVFPDWSFWGWAEINIKPWNDMLKDIKEGNNKTKWIDREPYAYWKGNPFVAETRRDLLTCNVSDEQDWNARLFIQDWILESQQGFKKSGLASQCTHRYKIYIEGYAWSVSEKYILACNSVTLFVKPYYHDFFTRSLQPLKHYWPIRDTDKCRSIKFAVDWGNKHKQKAQAIGKAASDFIQEELKMDYVYDYMFHLLNMYAKLLKFEPRVTEGAVELCSEVMACPADGLERKFMTESLVKSPSVTGPCTMPPAYEPRVLGAFYRKKLNAIRQLQKWEDGCCKMRKS